The stretch of DNA GCCCCCGGCGGCCGCCAAATCCGAAATCCCAAGCACGAAATCCGAAACAAACAGCAATTCAACAATCCCAAAACAGCAAAAAAACAACAATGCAAAAGAAACGGTTCCCGCCCCCGTTTGCACCCTCCCCTCGTCGCCGCAAGGCGACCCTGGAGTGCGGCGGCCGCGACGCCGCTATGGATGTTTTTCACACCCGAGCCCAACCCCGCCGCCCGCGGTGCGCCCCCCCCACCCCCCCGGCGGCCGCCAAATCCGAAATCCCAAGCACGAAATCCGAAACAAACAGCAATTCAACAATCCCCGATAGCCACAAAAGACACAAAGGGCACAGAGGGGGCACATGTTACAAGAAAAACACAAAGAATTTTATGCCCGGGCTGATAACCGACAACTGAGAGCCTGGCTAGGCCCCCCCAACGGGGGCGAATGAACAACGAAGAGTTGCCACAAAGATCACAAAGCCCACAGAGGCCCCAATCCGCCAGACGAAGATGCGCGCCCGTTTATCCTGGAGTGCGGTGGCACCGACACCGCCCTGGCTGTTGTTCTCCCTATTAACGCCCTGCTCATTCTCCCCGATCCACAAGCCCGCGGAGCGGGCGCCTGATAGTAGCCCCGGGTGGAGCCGAAGGCGCAGCCCGGGGTAGCCGGCCCCCCAAAACATCCTCAGAACCCCCGAAGGGGGCGATTGAAAAAGGGGGACCGGCCACAAAGGACACAAAGGGCGCAAAGGGGGGCTGTGTTACAGAAAAGCAAAAAATCCCGCGACGGCGACCTGAAGGTATCCGACCTCTCCGCTCGTAGTGCAGGACCTTACGCGACACCCGCCTCGAGCCCTCTGGCGAACTATTAAGTATTCCTTAATAGTTGCCCAATGGTCCAAACAAGAAATGCCCGCGAACCGCCATCTGAATCGAGGTATCTGTCCACCACCAAAAGGCCGCTTCAGCGGCCTTCGTCCCGGCGCAAGCCGGGGTTAGGCCAGAGCTTCTAGCTCTGGCAACGCCAGTCTGCACCATCCCGCAATCCCGGCCAGCCCGCTTAAGCGGGCTTGAGGCCGCCGCAAAGCCCGCTCAAAGCAGGCTCAGAAGAAGAAACAAATCTCCCCATCGCCCCCCACGGCGTAAAACGCCGTGGCTACTCCGCCTCCGGCGGACCAAGGCCGCTAAAGCGGCCTGCCAAGACATGGTTCCTGACCCCGTTCCCCCCTGGCCCCTTCCCCCCCGCCCCCGTTACCCGGCAGCGTTGGCGAAGGCAGGAGTATCTATCTATCCCTCTTCGCCCCCCTCTTCTGACGGACGTTGCTGGCCTTGCTGCCTCATAAGCCTGTTGTTGCGCAATGAAATCGAATGCAGGATAATAGTTGCACATACACCGCAGACGGCAATAACAGGGGCGACAAAACGTTCCCATGAGAAGGCATAGCAGACAGGGATTAGAGCCACAAGCGAGGTGCAGACGAATGCTGCATATATAAACTCTTTTCCGAGTGGTTCTTTGCTCTCAAGAGGGAGAACTACCCTGTATGCAGAATCAACAACAACTTCTAGCGACTTGCATATCTTGTCCATAGCAGGACCGTATCCCTCAATGGTATTCTTGCTGCATAGTGAGAAAGCCGTGAATGCGGCTAGCAGCCATGCCCTAGAGACCTCCTCTGCTTGGTTCTTCAGAGCTGTTTGAAATTGCGCCAGTTCCAGAAAGTCACCGGTCTTCCGCCAAAGCGTTGCCGTTGGTATCTGTGGTTTGGTCACCGCCCCAACCATGTAGGCAAAAAGCAGGTTCCCGGACCTATCTGATTTCCCTCGGGCTTTAGATTGCCTCTGGGCGATTTTAAGATTGCCTGGCACCGAACAGGATGTTTGCCAAAACAGGGAAAAGGGCAGTCTGATATACCTAACGGCCTTCTTTATTAGGCGTTTTGCTTCTTCATCGCTGGATCCGGCGGCACGTTCGCAGAGCCGGTGCGCGAAATAGGCGCACCGAAGGAATTCTGCGTCTGAGAGATGACCATAGACACACCTGTACTTAGCCGACCCAAACACAGGAATGAAAAAAATAAACAATGTGGGCGTGGCCCAAGAAAGGATCCAAAAAAGGGGCACAAGGTAAGCATATTTTGTCCCCGCGAAAATGAAAGCCAGAGAAGCGAGTCCTATGGACGCAAGCGCTATGAGTACATTATGCCATCGCACGCGGGCTGGACTCATAATACTGGACCCGCCCTTGTCTTTCTTGACAACTAATTCTACCTCAGCCATAGGGCCAAGTAGTTTCTCCAGTTCCATCAGAAGCTTGGAAGCGCTCCACCCGTATTCCATCTGCGACTTGTCAGCCTGCACTTCCATGACCGGTCCTCTCGTCGGAAATCAACGAAGATATATCTTCCCGCGTCCCCCTTTCCGCCTCTCCTCCAAACAACCCGCCCTGTTTCGCCCCCCGGCCTTTGTGTTGCTGGGGTTGTTGCAGGGTGTGTTGAGCGGCGGCGCCGCCGGGGACTTGGAGGATTGCGGGGTTGGGGAGGTGGGGGTCTTTCATTAGCTCTTCGATGGTCAGAATCTGCACGCGGGGGTAGTTCTCGTTGTTCCAGGGCGAGGCGTACATGCCGGCCGCGGCGGCTTCGGTGCGCATCGGGGCGGTCGAGTCCTGCAGGGTCAGAAAAACGCCCAGCTCGGCTTGCTCGCGGGCGAGGGTGCCGACGAAATCGCGGATGTCCTTGGCGCCGACCTTGCCGCTCTTGACCTGCACGAGCATGGTCTTGGTGACCATCGCCCCGGCCTTGAGCTCGTCCTGGAAATATCGCACGCCGTCGATGCCCTGATCGGCGCCTTTCTTTTTGGCCCCGCCCCGCGGCCGCGCGCCCACCAGGCCCAAGGCCCAGAACTGGAACTGGTAGGGGTCCTGCTGCGCCAGGGCCTCGGCCCCGGAGACGCTGGCCGGCTCGCCGATGACCTGGTAGTCCGGCAGCGGGACAAACCGCGTCAGGCGGTGCTTGATGAGATTGATCGACAAATGCGTGATGTCGATGCCGATCCACGTCCGCGGCGCGGCCGCCGGATCCTCGCGATTGAGCGTCTCGACGGCGTCAATCGTCGTCCCGCACCCGCAGAAGGGATCGAGAATCACGTCGCCGGGATTGCTGGAGGCGGCGACGATGCGGAGCAATAGCTCGATTGGTTTTTGCGTGGGGTAACCCAGCTTTTCCTTGTGCCAGGAGCGCAAGGCCTCCAAATCCCCCCAAACATCTTGTGCTGGCAAGCCCTTGGCCTCGTCAAGATACCTCTTCAAGCGAGGTATACCGTTCTTCGTATAGAAGACCTTGCCTTGCGAATCAAGCGCGGCCATTCGCTCTTGTGGGCAACGCCATATTCGCTTAATCCCTTTCCATTCGTATTCGTATCCGCCCCCCGAGAGCCCGGCAGCACTGAGATTGTCAGACATCCACATGCGACCGTCGGGGTCTCTGTAGCGGTAATACTGCTCGACGTATGCCGGGTCATATGGCTGATAGGGTTTATTCCAGACAGCGTTGCCGTTCTTCACATAGAAATGAATAACGTCGTGAACGGAACCATATCTTCTAGCATCGGAATGCCCGCTCGTCCTTTTCCAGATGATCTCATTCCGGAAGTTTTCAGCCCCAAAAATCGCGTCGAGGACGAGTTTGAGATAGTGGCTGGCGGTGGGGTCGCAGTGGAGGTAGAGGCTTCCGGTGGGTTTGAGGACTCGGTGCATGTGGACGAGGCGCACGGCCATCTGGACCAGGTAGGCCATCATCGGCGAGGGTTTGAGGAAGTTCATGAAGGTCTTCATGAGTTCCACCAGCGGGGCCGGGACTTGTTCGTCCTGGTGCAGGCGGGCGAGGGCTTCGTTGGCGGCCATGTCCCAGCGCCAGGTGTCTTCGAAGGCCTTGATCTGGGCGGCCGCGGGGGTTCCGGAGGTTTCCTTGAACAGGACGTTGTAGTCTTGCTGGCTGTTGAAGGGCGGGTCGAGGTAGATCAGGTCGACGCACGCGTCGGGCAACAGCGAGCGATCTTCCAGGAAGGTCAGATTGTCGCCGTAGCAGAGCAGGTTCTTGTTGATTGGGCCGCTGTCGGTCATTTGCC from Planctomycetaceae bacterium encodes:
- a CDS encoding DNA methyltransferase; translated protein: MTDSGPINKNLLCYGDNLTFLEDRSLLPDACVDLIYLDPPFNSQQDYNVLFKETSGTPAAAQIKAFEDTWRWDMAANEALARLHQDEQVPAPLVELMKTFMNFLKPSPMMAYLVQMAVRLVHMHRVLKPTGSLYLHCDPTASHYLKLVLDAIFGAENFRNEIIWKRTSGHSDARRYGSVHDVIHFYVKNGNAVWNKPYQPYDPAYVEQYYRYRDPDGRMWMSDNLSAAGLSGGGYEYEWKGIKRIWRCPQERMAALDSQGKVFYTKNGIPRLKRYLDEAKGLPAQDVWGDLEALRSWHKEKLGYPTQKPIELLLRIVAASSNPGDVILDPFCGCGTTIDAVETLNREDPAAAPRTWIGIDITHLSINLIKHRLTRFVPLPDYQVIGEPASVSGAEALAQQDPYQFQFWALGLVGARPRGGAKKKGADQGIDGVRYFQDELKAGAMVTKTMLVQVKSGKVGAKDIRDFVGTLAREQAELGVFLTLQDSTAPMRTEAAAAGMYASPWNNENYPRVQILTIEELMKDPHLPNPAILQVPGGAAAQHTLQQPQQHKGRGAKQGGLFGGEAERGTREDISSLISDERTGHGSAG